CCCCAGCAGGTCCACGGCGAGGACGGCCGGATCGTCTCGTTCGGAATCGACGGGCGGTTCACGCTCGGCCTCGACGGCGGTCGTCGACTGGACGCGGCCCTCGAGGAACCGGCCTATCGCGTCGTCGTCGACGACGAGAGCGAACCCTTCGTTCGCGACGAGAAGAACGTCTTCGCGAAGTTCGTCGTCGACGTCGGCCCGGAGATCCGGCCGGGCGACGAGGTGCTGGTCACCCACGAGCGCGGCGAGGTGCTCGCGGTCGGCCGTGCGGAACTCGACGCGGCGGCGATCGCCGACTTCGACACGGGGATGGCCGTCACCGTGCGCGAAGGCGCGCCGGGCGACCGCTGAAAGAGCCGTTTTAGCTACGGGCACCGATATACGCCTTCCGAAAGTTGTTCGGCGTATGAACCGACGATCACTACTGGCCTCCGTCGCGGCCGGCGCAGTCGTCGCCGGCTGCCTGGGCGCCGACCCGAGTTCCGGCGCCGATCCGGGCGCGGGCGACGACGAACCGCCGGCGTCGGACGAGTGCGGCGTCGCGGCCGAACCGCTCTCGGCGCTGTTGACCGATGGAACCGGCGATCCGTCGTACTGCTTCGAGGGCGCCCAGCCCGGGCTGACGATCGCGAACGAACGGGACGACCCGATCGAGGCGTCCATCGCGGTGGCGACGTTCGAGGAGCGCTACGACCTCGACCCGGGCGAACGCGTCGTCGAACACTCCGCGTTCGAGGCTGCCGACGATCTCACCGTGACGGTGACGGTCGGGGACGAGGAGTACACCCGGACGTGGACCGAACGGTCGTGCTATCGACACGGGATCGCGATCACCGACGAGGGAGTCACGATCGGCCGGATCGAACCGCTCCAGGGGCCCGGCGATACGCAACACGACTGCTATCCGGGGAAGACCGCGGACGTCTGGATCGGCACCGAGGGACCGCCCCGGGCGGCGACGGTGACGGTCG
The nucleotide sequence above comes from Halosolutus halophilus. Encoded proteins:
- a CDS encoding PUA domain-containing protein → MTDPADGSAGLAQLRTIADYQFGAGAGAALFPPEESVTIKRTSSGRPQQVHGEDGRIVSFGIDGRFTLGLDGGRRLDAALEEPAYRVVVDDESEPFVRDEKNVFAKFVVDVGPEIRPGDEVLVTHERGEVLAVGRAELDAAAIADFDTGMAVTVREGAPGDR